One Clavibacter zhangzhiyongii genomic region harbors:
- a CDS encoding sulfite exporter TauE/SafE family protein, translated as MDIGGSLGEITLQVALLMLLAALAAGWIDAVVGGGGLLQLPALLLVPGITPVEALATNKLASLFGTTTSAVTWYRRTHPDLRTALPMAAVALAGSYGGASLAALLPASVFKPLVVVALVIVAVVTIARPRLGDVAALRHTGRKHHGIAALLGVVIGFYDGLIGPGTGTFLIIALITALGYDFVLASAKAKIVNVATNLGALAFFIPQGHVLWALALGMGVANMVGGYAGSRMAVARGSRFIRIAFIVVVAVLIVKVGSDVVAEWAA; from the coding sequence ATGGACATCGGCGGATCCCTCGGCGAGATCACCCTCCAGGTCGCGCTGCTCATGCTGCTGGCGGCGCTCGCGGCCGGCTGGATCGACGCGGTCGTGGGCGGCGGCGGCCTGCTGCAGCTGCCGGCGCTGCTGCTGGTGCCGGGGATCACGCCCGTGGAGGCGCTCGCGACCAACAAGCTCGCGTCGCTCTTCGGCACCACGACGAGCGCCGTGACCTGGTACCGGCGCACGCACCCGGACCTCCGCACCGCCCTGCCCATGGCCGCGGTCGCGCTGGCCGGCAGCTACGGCGGGGCGAGCCTCGCGGCGCTGCTGCCCGCCTCGGTGTTCAAGCCGCTCGTGGTGGTCGCGCTCGTGATCGTGGCCGTCGTGACCATCGCCCGCCCGCGCCTCGGCGACGTGGCCGCGCTCCGCCACACGGGCCGGAAGCACCACGGGATCGCGGCGCTGCTCGGCGTCGTGATCGGCTTCTACGACGGGCTCATCGGACCCGGCACGGGCACGTTCCTGATCATCGCGCTCATCACCGCGCTCGGCTACGACTTCGTGCTCGCGAGCGCCAAGGCCAAGATCGTGAACGTCGCGACGAACCTCGGCGCCCTCGCCTTCTTCATCCCGCAGGGCCACGTGCTCTGGGCGCTCGCGCTCGGGATGGGCGTCGCGAACATGGTCGGCGGCTACGCGGGATCCCGCATGGCCGTGGCCCGCGGCAGCCGCTTCATCCGCATCGCGTTCATCGTGGTGGTGGCGGTGCTCATCGTGAAGGTGGGGTCGGACGTGGTGGCGGAATGGGCTGCGTGA
- the kdpF gene encoding K(+)-transporting ATPase subunit F has product MITSFADAAGLAAAVLGIASVVYLVYALIRPERF; this is encoded by the coding sequence GTGATCACCTCGTTCGCCGACGCGGCCGGCCTCGCCGCCGCCGTGCTCGGCATCGCGTCCGTCGTGTACCTCGTGTACGCCCTGATCCGCCCCGAGCGGTTCTGA